The Paenibacillus sp. 481 DNA window GAAATTCACCATCTAAAGGCAACGGCTTGGCAAACTCCCCGCTGACCCAATCCTCGAGACCGACATTCGATTCGCTTGCCGCAAGATCGATATACGGTAACGTTTTGCGACTATACTCGGTCACAGCCTGCTGTACCGTACCATCCTGATTCATAATCCTAATGCGGATGGCATCATTTTGTCGAATAAACTCATTAATCGCTTCTTCCAATAAAGAAAAATCTACGGGACCGTTAATTTTAACAAATCCCCCGATATTATAAATACTCGTATCGGGATACATATTCTCCACATACCAAATACGTTTCTGTGGATGTGTTAACGGATACAGGTTACTCACGTTCAGAGATAAAACCTCCAGTCCGATTAAATTACGGATATTGTGGAACATGGCAGTGTTCCTAGCGCTTCAATTACCGCTTCCAAGACCCGTTTCTCGCTCTCCATAAGCTCGTTGATCTGCTTAATTCCTTTGCCTAATATGAAATCGTCTCCAGTGAGCGCATATTTCATCATTTGATGACGTAAGTCACTCGCTTGCTCCTCGATCGGTTGAAAGCAATTGCCAAGCGAATCTGGAAGCAGACCTTGCTCACATAAATAAGCAATGCGAAGTCCCATGACCTTCTTGTGCTCCCACAAAATATGGATCGGCCTAATATCGCGTCTCTGCGCAAGCACGGGCAAATTGTGAATGAGCGTGGGATACACATCAATCCCAAATGCCGCTTCCACCGTATTGCACGTCGCTCGATCACGCAAGGATACATTTCTAGCAGAAACATAGTCTTGTAACGAATGTTGGATAAACGCCGGATCCAAGTCGTAACTGCCCTTTTTATTGAACCTAAACAGGTACACCTGCTCTTTATAGTTGTCCGTCCATTCTAGATCCCGGAACCCCTGCTCCAATTCGTGGAACGGTACGCTCGTCTTGCGGAACTGCATCTCTTCGTCATACCCGAGTACGAAGAATGTCCGCTTCGCTTGATCATAGCCGTAAATTAAAATGTCATGTGCGTAGTGTGTTTGCTGGTAAACGCGACGGCGTGGGATATAGAACTCATCTACATATAAAGAAACCGTATACCCCGAATCTATGCAATCGACTAAAAAATTCACAACGCCACGCGGCGAATCTAGTATGCTCTCTCGTTCTATTTTTTGCGTAGTTAGCCACGGACAACGGAGGAAATCTTCTCCATAAAATGTGAGCGGTAACGATCGTGCGGCTCGACTTCCATCAAGATCGAAATGACAATAAAGATGTATAAAATTACTGTAAAACCATGGAATCCCCTCTTGTCGGGTGAGTACCGTACAAAGAGGATAGGCCACATATTGGTATCCAATAATAGGAGGAATAGCCAATTCTAACTCCTTGACGGTCAAAATAAAACCACCTCTCTTTGCCAAAAGTAATAATATGCAAAACTAATGAGATATAATGGTATCTTATTTCATAAACCGACCAATCATCTCATTTTATTACATATTAGCCTTAAATAATATTCGCACATGTGTATTTTATTGTCAATATATATTTAAATATTTAACAATTATTTTATAAAACCAACTGCAAACCCAATTTATGGACAACAACCATCTTGACGATTTTGAAACACGGAGTTACCATGGTGAAGAATCGAGTCCTGTTTTTTCAAACCGTTCTCTATTACGCATCCTTCTCCACATTTTAGGATGTTTCCTTTTTGCATGTTTAAAAACGAGCGATATACAACATGTGCTTGTAGACAACCTGTGATTAGATTTCGCTTGTCTGAATGATGTCGATAACTTCATTCTGCAGAAATCTTCCATGGGTCTTTTTTATGTCCGGTTGTCTCACTTCAATAAGCCTTTTCACCTCGTGTTACCTCTTTGAGCAGGCTACCGATCAGATTCCCTGAAGTTCCGCCATTTTTAATCGAATAATCGAAACGGAGGATTCAAACAATGACGAATAACGTGCAAAAAATAGGTGTTATCGGAGCAGGTACGATGGGGACATGCATCACGGCCGATCTGCTGTTTCATGATGTGCCTTGTGTGCTGGTCGATATTTCGGAGCACGCGCTTGTGAAAGCGAAAGCTGAGATTGAGAAAGTACTGCGGTTCGCGGTAACGATCAACAAAGATTTGCCGAAAGTGAACGCGGCGGACGCCATGAAAAAAGTTCTCTTTACGACGGACATTCGTGAGGTTGCCGATTGTTCATATATCATTGAAAATGTTCCTGAAAATTGGGAGTATAAAGAGAGTGTCTACAAACAATTAGACGACATTTGCGGAGAAGAGGTTTGCTATGCCGCTAATACGTCTTGCCTGTCCATTACTAAGCTTGGCGCGGCGACGAAGAAGCAAGAACAGGTCATCGGCGTGCACTTCATGAATCCCTCTTATTTGAAAAACACGGTCGAGGTCATCAAAGGCTACCATACATCAGATGCTTGTGTGGCGGAAACCGTAAATGTTCTGAAACTGATGAACAAAGAAGCGATCATCGTGAACGATTATCCCGGCTTTGTCAGCAATCGGATTTCCCATCTGTTCATGAACGAGGCTGCGTTTGTTGTGCAGGATGGAGTTGCCGACGCGGCGCAGGTCGACGCCATATTTAAAAAATGTTACGGACACAAAATGGGCCCGTTAGAAACAGCCGACCTGATCGGACTGGATACTGTGGTCCACTCGTTAGACGTCTTGTACCAAAGCTACCAAGACTCCAAGTTCAGATGCTGCCCTTTGCTACGTAAAATGGTAGACGCCAACCTGCTCGGCCGCAAGACGGGCAGAGGCTTTTATAAATATGGATAACGATTAGCCGCGATTAGTCGCATACATACAAGCCTATACCGCAATCATCATACAATCATCACGCAACAGCTTGCGCTTGACGATCATTCCCCGTTCGACCGAACTGGCTCTCAGCTTTGCGAGAGAACAGACGGTTAAACGGGGAGTCCTTCATGCGCTATTTGGCGTGCCCCTCTCGACAACACCATGGATGATAGCTCTGTCCTCGCCTTCCGCAATCTATATCCCATGGCTCCCTTCATCTCTAGTTCACCTCTTATTCACATCGTCAGATCCATCCATGATTTTAAGTTCCCAAAAATTCACACACATAAAGAACGTTTGTTCGGTGTATAATACGAAATATAGGAATATACGTTCGCATTTTGGAGATGAGATCATGGATGTTACTGCTAATCCAAGTATGGAAACGAAAGAGGATATTCAAATGATTAAGGAATATACCTTGCTTCCCATTTTGCTGGATATGCTAACAAGAGATATGGAAGAACTAAATATGTATAAAAATAAAATTGTGTACAATCATGTTCTCTTTTACCTCAAACAAGTGGAACACTCGATTTATCCCGAGCTGCGCAACATTAAAGGAGAGATGAGAGCCCGCGATATTAAAGTTCTTCATACCGAATTCCATGCACGGGGGATCGATGTGGAATACAAAGTTCGGGGCTATATCCACTGTTTCACGATGTTGCGAGGCTTAATCAAAGCAGAGTTAATGACCATGCTGATGAATATGCAGGGGCGATTAAGATGAGCGTACGCCGCGAAAAGGTTATTTTTCTAGCAGATTGCCAAAGCTTTTACGCCAGTGTTGAAAAGGCAGAGCACCCAGGATATGAGAACAAACCCGTTGTTGTGGCTGGGTCCGTTGAACGTCGTTCGGGCATTATTTTAGCTGCATGTCCGATTGCTAAAAGCTTTGGCATTGGTACAGCCGATCGCCTTGGAGAAGCGTTGAACAAGTGTCCTGAGCTCGTCGTGATGCGCCCTCGCATGCAGCATTATATTGATGTGTCTCTGATGATTACGAAGATTTATGAGGAATTTACGGATCTAGTCGAGGTTTTTAGTATTGATGAGCAATTTTTAGACGTATCTGCAAGTCTGCATATGTTCGGGGGGCCTCTAACGATCGCTAAAGCGATTCAGCAAAAGGTGCTGAGCCAAACAGGCGTAAGAGTTAGAATCGGGATCAGCTCGAATAAAATATTGGCGAAAATTGCAACAGATATATGGGCGAAAAAAAATAAAGAAGGCATTTTCACGCTACCGCCAATCGAAGTCGAAACGCTGCTGTGGCCGCAGCCTGTAGACAAAATGTTTGGTGTCGGCTCGCGTATGACCTCGCACTTTGCGCGTCTTGGCATGCATACGATCGGAGATATTGCCAGAACACCGTTGCCACGTCTCAAACAAAAATTCCGTGCGCGCTTTGGCAAACAAGCGGATATTCAGGCAGAAGTGATGTGGCGAACCGCAAATGGTTTGGATGATAGCCCTGTCAGCCCCCGAACATTCGATACGCCTCCAAAATCAGTCGGCCATATGATGACTTTGCCTAAAGATTATATCGAATCGTGGGAAGTGGACACTATTTTATTAGAGCTCGTAGAGGAGGTGTGCCGTGATTGCCGGCGTAAAGGATACATGGGTTCCGTAGTCACGGTTAGTTGCGTGTGCAGCCCTTATGAATCGCCTACTGGATTCTCGCGCCAAATGAAAATGCCAGACCCTACGAATCACACCAATACGGTATTCGAAGCAGTAAAAGTGCTCTTTTATACATTTTGGAATCGAATGCCCGTACGCCGTGTCGGTGTAACGTTAAGTCAGCTGAAGGATGATCAACAATATCAGCTCACTCTGTTTGAGGATCAGGTGAAAGCTAGAGCCTTGGATAAGGTTACGGATCACATCAAAGACCGATATGGAAGTGCAGCGCTCATAAGAGCTTCTTCGCTTACTACTGCTGGGCAAGCAGCAGATCGATCATTAAAAATCGGAGGGCATTACAAGTGAGTAAAAAATTGGAGAAAAACGGACTCTGGGAATCGAGCAGGATGATGTTGCCGCAACATAAAGAAGCATTTCAGAATAGATTCCACCCGCACACGGTTCAACCTTGTCGCCCAACAACAGAAGAAATCAAGTTGATGAAAGATTCTGTTTTATTATCCATTATGCATACTATTATTATAAAAAAAGCTTATGAAATCGAACAGTCTTCCGACACCCTAAGAGGGCTGTACACGAAAGTAGCCCGACTGCTTGCTAAAAACATCTATGCCGATTTATGTGAAGTTAAAAAATACTTGTTAGAAAAAAATATTTGCCTTCATGAAGAAGAGAAAGATGAGCAGGCGATTCATTATCGCTACGTCTGTCGTCATTATGAGGACCGTTTTATAGTGACTAGAGACTATATTCGTTCCGAAGTAAGCACGAGAATTGGACGATATGCGGATACCCTTGTAGCAAG harbors:
- a CDS encoding BtrH N-terminal domain-containing protein, translating into MTVKELELAIPPIIGYQYVAYPLCTVLTRQEGIPWFYSNFIHLYCHFDLDGSRAARSLPLTFYGEDFLRCPWLTTQKIERESILDSPRGVVNFLVDCIDSGYTVSLYVDEFYIPRRRVYQQTHYAHDILIYGYDQAKRTFFVLGYDEEMQFRKTSVPFHELEQGFRDLEWTDNYKEQVYLFRFNKKGSYDLDPAFIQHSLQDYVSARNVSLRDRATCNTVEAAFGIDVYPTLIHNLPVLAQRRDIRPIHILWEHKKVMGLRIAYLCEQGLLPDSLGNCFQPIEEQASDLRHQMMKYALTGDDFILGKGIKQINELMESEKRVLEAVIEALGTLPCSTISVI
- a CDS encoding 3-hydroxyacyl-CoA dehydrogenase family protein; the protein is MTNNVQKIGVIGAGTMGTCITADLLFHDVPCVLVDISEHALVKAKAEIEKVLRFAVTINKDLPKVNAADAMKKVLFTTDIREVADCSYIIENVPENWEYKESVYKQLDDICGEEVCYAANTSCLSITKLGAATKKQEQVIGVHFMNPSYLKNTVEVIKGYHTSDACVAETVNVLKLMNKEAIIVNDYPGFVSNRISHLFMNEAAFVVQDGVADAAQVDAIFKKCYGHKMGPLETADLIGLDTVVHSLDVLYQSYQDSKFRCCPLLRKMVDANLLGRKTGRGFYKYG
- a CDS encoding DNA polymerase IV, which gives rise to MSVRREKVIFLADCQSFYASVEKAEHPGYENKPVVVAGSVERRSGIILAACPIAKSFGIGTADRLGEALNKCPELVVMRPRMQHYIDVSLMITKIYEEFTDLVEVFSIDEQFLDVSASLHMFGGPLTIAKAIQQKVLSQTGVRVRIGISSNKILAKIATDIWAKKNKEGIFTLPPIEVETLLWPQPVDKMFGVGSRMTSHFARLGMHTIGDIARTPLPRLKQKFRARFGKQADIQAEVMWRTANGLDDSPVSPRTFDTPPKSVGHMMTLPKDYIESWEVDTILLELVEEVCRDCRRKGYMGSVVTVSCVCSPYESPTGFSRQMKMPDPTNHTNTVFEAVKVLFYTFWNRMPVRRVGVTLSQLKDDQQYQLTLFEDQVKARALDKVTDHIKDRYGSAALIRASSLTTAGQAADRSLKIGGHYK